One window of the Triticum dicoccoides isolate Atlit2015 ecotype Zavitan chromosome 3B, WEW_v2.0, whole genome shotgun sequence genome contains the following:
- the LOC119274740 gene encoding putative disease resistance protein RGA4 yields MAAILESLLGSCVDKLQNIISDEAILILGVEEELAEVLRRVELIRCCIYDAEKRRTKELAVNNWLGQLRDVIYDVDEILDIARCKGSKLLLDHPSSSSKSAACKGLSVSSCFCSIGPRHDVAVRIRSLNKRIENISKDTTFLTFSSSTQPTGNGPTSKLIRSSNLVEPNLVGKEIIHSSKKLVDLALADKAHKSYKLAIVGIGGVGKTTLAQKIFNDQKIRGSFQLRAWICVSHDYNEVTILKEVLRNIGVYHEQGETIAELQRKLAETVEGKSFFLVLDDVWHPNVWTDLLRTPFHTTNSGVILVTTRDDQIAMRIGIQHTHQVDLMSAEVGWELLWKSMNIAEEKEVHNLRNTGMEIVDKCGRLPLAIKVTASALASKDLTENEWRKFLGKYSGSHGMLSDEIEGVLYLSYDELSHRLKQCFLYCALYTENSIIYRGVVTKLWIAEGFIMEQQGQPLEDTAEGYYYELIHRNLLQPDNTIFNQAQCRMHDLLRQLACKLSQDECFIGNVETLRGENMSKLRRLSVVNKKDKLVLTSMDNMVVKVRTFLAFYGPWKIEDTFFKRFLLLRVLALNYSIVQKIPDYIGKLIHLRLLDLGHTGISHLPESIGSLKNLQVLSLINCDALHSLPSAMTQLCNLRCLRLTGTKVNRVPKGIGKLNLLTELRGFLVGDISDNADVQDGWKLEELSSLPQMMYLNLVKLERTAHCRTNVVLEDKKHLKELVLEWTTHGEGPYSEEVSNAEKVFELLVPPRNLETLYIFGFFGQRYPTWFGTACLSSVTHLFLKNLRSCVDLPPVGQLPNLKFLRIDGAHAVTKVGPEFVGCRVGEPISNEFIAFPKLEWFFIKDMPNWEEWSFFKGVENVVHEGGEDGGDEIHNGDAQSTRLQLLPRLAKLKVEGCPKLRALPQQLGEDTASLKELLLIGANNLKAVEDFPVLELLVIEDCEGLEEVSNLPQVSKLQVRGCPNLSHVEGLGNLQQLGLGEDMQEISSRWVPGLQNQRQRLHGEDLDVYTLSTG; encoded by the coding sequence ATGGCAGCCATACTAGAATCTTTGCTTGGATCATGTGTCGATAAGTTGCAAAATATTATTAGTGATGAGGCCATACTAATCCTTGGGGTGGAAGAAGAGCTTGCAGAAGTGTTGCGACGGGTAGAACTAATACGTTGTTGTATATATGATGCTGAGAAAAGGAGGACAAAAGAGCTTGCAGTGAACAATTGGCTTGGTCAACTGAGAGATGTTATATATGATGTTGATGAAATATTGGACATCGCTAGATGCAAAGGAAGCAAGCTACTGCTTGACCATCCATCATCATCAAGCAAATCAGCTGCCTGTAAAGGCCTTTCGGTTTCCTCTTGCTTTTGTAGCATCGGGCCACGCCATGATGTTGCTGTTCGGATTAGAAGTCTGAACAAAAGGATAGAGAACATTTCAAAagatacaacatttttaacattcagCAGTAGTACACAACCTACTGGAAATGGTCCAACATCCAAATTGATAAGAAGTTCCAACCTTGTTGAGCCTAACCTTGTGGGAAAGGAGATCATACATTCTAGCAAGAAGTTGGTAGACTTAGCACTTGCTGACAAGGCACATAAGTCTTATAAGCTTGCTATTGTTGGAATAGGAGGAGTTGGTAAGACAACACTAGCTCAGAAAATATTCAATGACCAAAAAATAAGAGGAAGCTTCCAGCTACGGGCATGGATTTGTGTTTCACATGACTACAATGAAGTAACTATTCTAAAAGAGGTTCTTCGAAATATTGGTGTGTATCATGAGCAAGGCGAAACCATAGCAGAACTGCAGAGAAAGCTTGCAGAAACAGTTGAAGGGAAGAGTTTCTTTCTGGTTTTAGATGATGTGTGGCATCCCAATGTCTGGACGGATTTATTAAGAACCCCATTCCATACAACAAATTCTGGAGTAATATTGGTAACCACACGAGATGATCAAATTGCAATGAGAATAGGCATACAACATACCCATCAAGTTGATCTCATGTCAGCAGAGGTGGGATGGGAGCTACTTTGGAAGAGCATGAACATTGCCGAAGAGAAAGAAGTGCATAATTTGAGAAACACAGGCATGGAGATTGTTGATAAATGTGGTCGCCTCCCTCTTGCAATTAAGGTTACTGCTAGTGCTTTGGCAAGCAAAGATCTAACCGAGAATGAGTGGAGAAAGTTTTTAGGCAAATACTCTGGCTCCCATGGGATGCTCTCTGATGAAATAGAGGGCGTTCTATACCTAAGCTATGATGAGTTATCACATCGTCTGAAACAGTGTTTCCTTTACTGTGCTTTGTATACTGAAAATTCTATCATTTACCGTGGTGTAGTTACAAAGTTATGGATTGCTGAAGGCTTCATTATGGAGCAACAAGGTCAGCCACTCGAAGACACAGCAGAAGGGTACTACTATGAGTTAATCCATCGGAATCTCCTCCAACCAGATAACACAATTTTTAACCAGGCTCAATGCAGAATGCATGACCTCTTAAGACAGCTTGCTTGCAAATTATCACAGGACGAATGCTTTATTGGAAACGTTGAAACATTGAGGGGTGAGAATATGTCAAAATTGCGACGCCTTTCTGTTGTCAATAAGAAGGATAAATTAGTGTTAACTAGCATGGATAACATGGTAGTTAAGGTGAGGACATTCCTTGCTTTTTATGGTCCATGGAAAATTGAGGATACATTCTTCAAGAGATTTCTACTTCTTCGTGTTCTGGCCCTGAATTACTCAATTGTGCAAAAAATTCCAGATTATATAGGAAAATTGATCCATCTACGCCTACTTGATCTTGGTCATACTGGCATATCTCATCTTCCAGAATCCATTGGATCCCTAAAGAACCTTCAAGTGTTGAGCTTGATAAATTGTGATGCTCTGCACAGTCTTCCATCGGCGATGACCCAATTGTGTAATCTACGATGTCTTCGTCTTACTGGTACAAAAGTAAATCGGGTTCCAAAAGGGATAGGGAAATTAAATTTGCTCACTGAATTACGAGGATTTCTTGTCGGCGACATAAGTGATAATGCTGATGTACAAGATGGGTGGAAGTTGGAAGAGTTGTCTTCTTTGCCGCAAATGATGTATCTTAATCTTGTTAAATTGGAAAGAACAGCTCATTGTCGTACAAATGTAGTGCTGGAGGACAAAAAGCATCTAAAAGAACTGGTGCTAGAGTGGACCACACATGGAGAGGGACCATATTCAGAAGAGGTTAGCAATGCTGAGAAGGTCTTTGAGCTGCTAGTACCTCCACGCAACCTGGAAACCCTCTATATCTTTGGATTCTTTGGTCAGAGGTATCCCACGTGGTTTGGTACCGCCTGTTTGTCTTCAGTAACACACTTGTTCCTAAAAAATCTACGATCATGCGTGGATCTTCCACCGGTCGGACAGCTACCAAACTTGAAGTTTCTGAGAATTGATGGAGCACATGCAGTTACCAAGGTTGGACCTGAATTTGTTGGCTGCAGGGTGGGTGAACCCATAAGCAACGAGTTCATTGCTTTCCCTAAACTTGAGTGGTTCTTCATCAAGGATATGCCCAACTGGGAGGAGTGGTCTTTTTTTAAGGGAGTGGAAAATGTTGTTCATGAAGGAGGAGAGGATGGTGGTGATGAGATTCATAACGGTGATGCTCAATCGACACGATTGCAACTACTGCCTCGTTTGGCGAAGTTGAAAGTTGAAGGTTGCCCAAAGCTGAGGGCTCTCCCACAACAGCTTGGAGAGGACACCGCCAGCTTGAAGGAGCTCTTGTTAATTGGAGCGAACAACTTGAAGGCCGTGGAGGACTTTCCAGTGCTCGAGCTCCTTGTGATTGAGGATTGTGAAGGCCTGGAGGAGGTCTCCAACCTCCCTCAAGTGTCAAAACTACAAGTACGTGGTTGTCCAAACTTAAGCCATGTAGAGGGGTTGGGCAATTTGCAGCAGCTGGGATTGGGCGAGGATATGCAGGAGATATCTTCCCGTTGGGTGCCTGGGCTTCAGAACCAGCGCCAGCGACTTCATGGCGAAGACCTGGATGTCTACACACTATCTACCGGTTAG
- the LOC119274741 gene encoding probable chromatin-remodeling complex ATPase chain, with product MARPARRRVVEEEESSSGEEQQDQSDAGGSGSGEEEGGGGEAEEEVDEDEIEAVTTGAGADDEEEEEDGGEEDEEEEPESDDDDDEAEDPAGIPEVGKQERARLKQLQKLKKQKIQEILQTQNAAIDADMNKKGKGRLKYLLQQTEVFAHFAEGSQAKEKKPRGRGRPSSKRRAEEEDDEEYLEEEEDALASSVGTHLLVQPSCINGQMRDYQLAGLNWLIRLYDNGINGILADEMGLGKTLQTISLMGYLHEFRGITGPHMVVAPKSTLGNWMNEIARFCPILRAVKFLGNPEERNHIREKLLQPGKFDVCVTSFEMAIKEKNALKRFSWRYIIIDEAHRIKNENSLLSKTMRLFSTNYRLLITGTPLQNNLHELWSLLNFLLPEIFSSAETFDEWFQITGETDQQEVVQQLHKVLRPFLLRRLKSDVEKGLPPKKEIILKVGMSQMQKQYYRGLLQKDLEVINAGGERKRLLNIAMQLRKCCNHPYLFQGAEPGPPYTTGDHLIETAGKMVLLDKLLPKLKDRDSRVLIFSQMTRLLDILEDYLMYRGYQYCRIDGSTGGEDRDASIDAFNKPGSEKFVFLLSTRAGGLGINLATADVVILYDSDWNPQADLQAQDRAHRIGQKKEVQVFRFCTEYTIEEKVIERAYKKLALDALVIQQGRLSGQKTVNKDDLLQMVRYGAEMVFSSKDSTITDEDVDRIIAKGEETKAALDAKMKKFTEDAIKFKMDDTAELYDFDGDKEENEADFKKIVAENLVVELPRRERIRNYNESEYFKQALRQAAPAKPKELRIPKMPTLHDFQFFNSQRLNELYEKEVRHLVQTNQKKDTIDGEDEDQVEPFTAEELEEKQRLLEAGFPTWTKRDFNTFIRACEKYGRNDIKGISSEMEGKTEEEVQRYAEVFKERYKELSDYDRIIKNIERGEARITRKDEIMTAIGKKLDRYKNPWLELKVQYGTNKGKFYNEECDRFMLCMAHKLGYGKWDELRSAFRKSPLFRFDWFVKARSAQELARRCDTLVRLVEKENQEHDERERQARKEKRLAKKMTPTKQKMTPTKQKMTPTKQAASRVPDGETAPANPSKKNKTPTKQKMTPTKRAGETAPAPSSKKRRQSLMDDFLGSGKKGKV from the exons ATGGCGAGGCCGGCGAGGCGACGCGTcgtggaggaggaggagtcctcctccggcGAGGAGCAGCAGGACCAGTCCGACGCCGGCGGCTCcggatccggcgaggaggaggggggaggcggcgaggcggaggaggaggtggacgaggacGAGATCGAGGCCGTCACCACCGGCGCGGGcgccgacgacgaggaagaggaggaggacggcggcgaagaggacgaggaggaggagccggagtccgacgacgacgacgacgag GCCGAAGACCCTGCTGGAATTCCAGAGGTAGGGAAGCAGGAACGAGCCAGGCTCAAACAACTTCAGAAACTGAAGAAGCAGAAGATCCAGGAGATATTACAGACCCAGAATGCTGCCATTGATGCTGACATG AACAAGAAAGGGAAAGGGCGACTGAAGTACCTACTGCAGCAGACAGAAGTATTTGCCCACTTTGCAGAAGGAAGCCAGGCTAAAGAGAAGAAGCCACGTGGAAG GGGACGCCCTTCCTCAAAGAGGAGGGCAGAAGAGGAGGATGATGAAGAGTACCTCGAAGAGGAGGAAGATGCACTTGCTAGTTCAGTCGGAACACACTTGCTTGTGCAGCCATCAT GCATAAATGGACAAATGCGAGATTATCAACTAGCTGGGCTTAATTGGCTAATACGGCTGTATGATAACGGCATTAATGGAATATTGGCTGATGAGATG GGTCTTGGGAAAACTCTTCAAACTATTTCACTGATGGGCTATCTGCATGAATTCAGAGGAATAACTGGTCCTCACATGGTTGTTGCGCCAAAGTCTACTCTTGGTAACTGGATGAACGAAATTGCTCGTTTTTGTCCCATTCTGCGTGCTGTGAAATTCTTGGGAAATCCAGAAGAGAGG AATCATATAAGGGAGAAATTGCTACAGCCAGGAAAATTTGATGTGTGTGTGACCAGTTTTGAAATGGCAATCAAAGAAAAAAATGCATTGAAGCGTTTCAGTTGGCGCTACATTATTATTGATGAAGCTCATCGGATAAAAAATGAAAACTCTCTTCTGTCTAAGACGATGAGGCTTTTTAGCACTAACTATCGTCTACTCATCACAGGCACTCCACTCCAG AACAATCTCCACGAGCTTTGGTCTCTACTCAATTTCTTGCTGCCTGAGATATTTAGTTCTGCAGAGACCTTTGATGAGTGGTTCCAAATTACTGGTGAAACTGATCAACAGGAGGTTGTTCAGCAGCTTCATAAG GTTCTTCGCCCATTTCTTCTCCGGAGGCTTAAATCTGATGTCGAAAAGGGTTTACCTCCAAAGAAAGAAATTATCCTTAAAGTTGGGATGTCTCAGATGCAAAAGCAGTACTATCGAGGTCTGCTTCAGAAAGATTTGGAGGTTATTAATGCTGGTGGTGAGCGTAAAAGGTTGCTTAACATAGCTATGCAGTTACGAAAGTGCTGCAACCATCCATATTTATTCCAAGGGGCAGAACCGGGCCCACCTTACACAACTGGTGACCATCTTATTGAGACCGCAG GGAAAATGGTTCTGTTAGATAAATTGCTGCCCAAATTAAAGGACCGTGACTCCAGAGTGCTTATTTTCTCACAG ATGACCAGGCTTTTGGATATCTTGGAAGATTATCTTATGTACAGAGGGTATCAATATTGCCGAATAGATGGAAGTACAGGTGGAGAAGATCGTGATGCATCCATTGATGCATTTAACAAACCAGGAAGTGAGAAGTTTGTTTTCTTGCTTTCAACCAGGGCTGGTGGACTTGGTATCAACCTTGCCACTGCTGATGTTGTGATTCTTTATGATAGTGATTG GAATCCACAAGCTGATCTTCAAGCTCAAGACCGCGCACATAGGATAGGTCAAAAGAAAGAAGTTCAAGTTTTCCGATTTTGCACCGAG TATACCATTGAGGAAAAAGTGATTGAGAGAGCGTACAAGAAGCTTGCATTGGATGCTTTGGTTATTCAACAAGGACGATTGTCAGGGCAGAAAA CTGTCAATAAGGATGACTTATTGCAAATGGTTAGATATGGTGCGGAAATGGTGTTCAGTTCCAAGGATAGCACAATAACAGATGAGGATGTTGACAGAATTATAGCTAAAGGAGAAGAGACAAAAGCAGCGCTGGATGCAAAGATGAAAAAATTCACAGAGGATGCCATTAAGTTTAAAATGGATGACA CTGCTGAATTGTATGATTTTGATGGTGACAAG GAGGAAAACGAGGCTGATTTTAAGAAAATTGTTGCTGAGAATTTGGTGGTCGAGCTACCTAGGAGAGAAAGGATAAGGAA TTACAATGAGTCTGAATACTTCAAGCAAGCACTTCGCCAAGCAGCACCAGCTAAACCCAAGGAACTACGGATTCCAAAAATGCCAACTTT GCATGATTTCCAGTTCTTCAACAGTCAAAGGCTAAATGAGTTGTATGAAAAGGAAGTCCGACACCTCGTG CAAACCAACCAGAAGAAAGATACCATTGATGGTGAAGATGAAG ATCAGGTGGAGCCTTTTACTGCAGAGGAGCTGGAGGAGAAGCAGCGGTTATTGGAAGCG GGTTTTCCAACATGGACTAAGAGAGACTTCAACACATTTATTCGTGCTTGTGAGAAATATGGCCGTAATGACATAAAGGGTATATCCTCTGAAATGGAAGGGAAAACAGAAGAAGAGGTTCAACGATATGCTGAAGTTTTCAAGGAGAGATACAAGGAACTGAGTG ATTATGATAGAATTATCAAAAACATCGAAAGGGGTGAGGCAAGGATAACTCGCAAGGATGAGATTATGACAGCCATTGGGAAGAAGTTGGACCGCTATAAGAACCCATGGTTAGAGCTGAAAGTTCAGTATGGCACAAACAAAGGGAAGTTCTATAACGAGGAATGCGACCGTTTTATG CTATGCATGGCGCACAAGCTTGGTTACGGGAAGTGGGATGAACTTAGATCTGCCTTCCGCAAGTCACCCTTGTTCCGATTCGACTGGTTTGTGAAGGCAAGAAGTGCCCAAGAGCTGGCTAGGCGGTGCGACACGCTTGTCCGTCTAGTTGAGAAAGAGAATCAAGAACACGATGAGCGAGAAAGGCAGGCACGGAAGGAGAAAAGGCTTGCTAAG AAGATGACACCAACGAAGCAAAAGATGACACCAACAAAGCAGAAGATGACGCCAACAAAGCAAGCTGCATCAAGGGTTCCAGACGGCGAGACGGCTCCAGCGAATCCATCCAAGAAG AATAAGACACCAACAAAGCAGAAAATGACACCTACAAAGCGGGCTGGTGAGACGGCTCCAGCGCCCTCATCCAAGAAGCGGCGGCAGTCCCTTATGGACGATTTCCTGGGCTCG GGAAAGAAGGGGAAGGTGTAA